Within Triticum dicoccoides isolate Atlit2015 ecotype Zavitan chromosome 1B, WEW_v2.0, whole genome shotgun sequence, the genomic segment TATTTTCTGTGAGCTAGCATCAAGGTCATTCTTTTTGGACATAGAGGAATTTAAGGATGGCATGCAAAATAAACAGTATTGTTTTAGAACTacatgcaaaattcatgatcttatgcatgatattgcaatgTCTGTTATGGGAAAGGAATGTGTCATTGCAGTTAAGGAACCAAGTCAAATTGAGTGGCTTTCGGATACTGCTCGGCATTTGTTCCTTTCATGTGAAGAAACAGAAGGTATTTTGAATAATGCTTTGGAGGAAAAAAAACCTGCCATTCAAACACTGATATGCGATAGTCCTATTCGAAGCTCATTGCAACATCTATTAAAATACAACAATTTGCATGCCTTGAAGCTCTGTTTGAGAACAGAATCATTTCTACTCGCAAAGTATCTGCATCACCTGAGGTACCTTGATCTCTCATACAGTGATATAGAAGCACTTCCTGAAGATATAAGTATTCTATATAACCTTCAAGTGTTGGACCTTTCCTACTGTTTTGATCTTGATCGACTTCCAAAGCAAATGAAGTATATGACTTCCCTCCGCCACCTCTACACTCATGGATGTCCGGAGTTGAAGAGCATGCCCCCAGGACTTGAAAATCTCACTAAGCTGcagacactcacagtttttgtagcAGGAGTTCCTGGCCCTGATTGCAGTGATGTTGTAGAGCTGCAGCATTTAAACCTTGGTGGTCATCTAGAGCTACGCCAGGTAGAGAATGTTAAAGAAGCAGAGGCAAAAGTGGCGAATCTTGGAAACAAGAAGTATCTCAGTGAACTGACATTAAGATGGACTGAGGTTGGCGACAGCAAGGTGCTCGACAAGTTCGAACCTCATGGTGGGCTGCAGGTTCTGAAGATATATTCCTATGGAGGAGAGTGCATGGGTATGTTGCAAAACATGGTTGAGATCCATCTTTTTCATTGTGAAAGATTGCGATTTTTGTTCAGATGCAGTACACTCTTCACTTTTTCAAAACTGAAGGTGCTTATGCTAGAACATTTGTTGGATTTTGAGAGATGGTGGGAAATAGATGAGAGGCAAGAAGAACAGACAATATTTCCTGTGCTTGAGAAGTTGTTTATTAGTCATTGTGGAAAGTTGGTAGCATTGCCTGAAGCACCATTGCTGCAAGGACCTTGTGGTGAAGGTGGTTATACATTGGTACGCTCAACATTTCCTGCCCTAAAGGTGCTCAAACTGAAAGACTTGGAGAGCTTTCAGAGATGGGATGCAGTCGAAGAGACTCAAGGAGAACAGATATTGTTTCCTTGGCTTGAGAAACTATTTGTAAAGGACTGCCCACAGCTGATAGATTTACCTGAAGCACCATTGCTTCAAGAACCATGTAGTGAAGGTGGTTATAGATTGGTACGGTCAGCATTTCCTGCCCTAAAGGTACTCAAAATGAAATGCTTGGGGAGCTTTCAGAGATGGGATGCAGTCGAAGGGCCATTGTTTCCTCAGCTTGAGAAACTATCAGTTGAGAATTGCCCAAAGATAAAAGATTTACCTGAAGCACCAAATCTCAGTGTATTAAAAATTGTAGATGGCAAACAAGAGATCTTCCACTGTGTAGACAAGTATTTGTCTTCATTGACCAATCTGACACTGATGCTAGAATACACTTCAATTCTACCTGTGGACAGCAAAGAGAAATGGAACCATAAATCCCCTCTTACAGTTGTGAAGATAGGATGCTGCAACTCATTCTTTGGACCAGGTGCACTAGAGCCGTGGGAGTATTTTGTACACCTCAAGAAGTTGGAAATTTATAGGTGCGACGTGCTCGTCCACTGGCCAGAGAAAGTGCTCCAAAGCTTGGTATCCTTAAGGACATTAGTGATTAGAAACTGCGAAAATCTGACTGGATATGCACAAGTTCCTCTTGAGCCATTGACATCCGAAAGGTGTGAACACCTGAGAGGTCTGGAGTCTCTTTGCTTAAGAAACTGCCCAAGTTTAGTAGAGATGTTCAACGTCCCGACATCTCTGAAGAAAATGGATATTAGATGGTGCATTAAGCTTGAGTCCATATTCAGCAAGCAGCAGGGCATGTCAGATTTAGTCCAAGGATCTTCTAGCAGTGAGGCAGTCATGCGTGCAGCTGTATCAGAGTTGTCCTCTTCACCCGTGAATCACTTTTTTCCATGCCTCGAAGATTTATATTTATTTGCATGTGGAAGCTTACCAGCGGTTCTAAATCTCCCTCTGTCCTTAAAGGCCTTAGAAATTGATGGTTGCAACAGTATTCAAGTCCTATCATGCCAGTCGGGTGGGCTCCAGAAACCAGAAGTCACTACCTCCATAAGCAGAAGTCCTATCATGCCAGAGccagcagcaacaacaactacAATAGAGCATTTATTTCCTCCCCATCTCGAATCTCTAGTAATACGGGATTGTGCTAGCATGTTGGGTGGGACTCTCTGCCTGCCTGCACCCCTCAAGAGACTGGGTATTATTGGCAACAGTGGGTTGACATCGCTGGAGTGTCTGTCGGTTGAGCACCCCCCATCGCTGGAAGAACTTGAACTTAAAAGCTGCTGTACCCTGGCATTCCTGCCGAATGAGCCGCAAGTATACAGGTCTCTCTTGTTTCTTATAATTAGAGGCTGCCCTGCTATAAAGAAGCTCCCTAGATGCCTGTGGCGGCAACTGGGCAGCATCAAAGGCAAATATCTAGATGCCCGTTATGAAGGTATGCTTGCAGCACATCCTTCTATCCTTGCCACATTTAACAAACAGATGCAGTCATCTATTCCATCCCTTGTACATAATGGTGAACacgtttgcaaaagtttcttctccaTTATTTGAATGCCATCATGCTATACATTATGATATAACACATTAGTGTGTACAAGTTTTTTTTCTGACATCGCTTGTGATATGTGCAGTAACGGAATTCAAACCACTGAAACCGAAGACATGGAAGGAAATACCGAGGCTAGTCCGTGAGCGGAGGCAGGCCAGCCGGAGTTGAAGGCCATTCAGCTTTTATTCCATGGAAAATCTCGAGAGGTCAGGAAGTTCATGCAATTCACAATAGGAGAACAACATTGAATCCTGTTAAATAGAGGAGGAGAAGAGGCGGAAACCAAATGAAGAGGGCATAATATGCATTCTGTTTGCATCAAATAATGTACCACTGGGTTAGTTATGCCATTATTGTAGTCAATCAGGCTTTGCTGAACTTTGACCTGTATCTTGTTCGCATACTTGTAATGTGAATGGGTTTATACCCCTGAACATCTCCCAGGTTATACACGGTTGTGAGCATGAATTCTCATACTTGTGGGTTATATGATGTCGGATCACTATATGCCGTGATTAATTTCAGGGCTAGGGCAGCATGTGTTAAATTGTTCCAGCAGCACGTTTTCCTTTGCAGCAGGTGCTGATTTGCAAGGTAGATGGTTGAGTAATAAAAAGAAGTTTTGCTTGTTCTCTGTTTGCTCTGTTATTGCTGCCCTATGGAAGATGCCCAAAAGGAAATCCTTTTTGGCATTTGCTGGATGAGAAAGGTTTGGTGATGGAATGTCCTTGCATTTGAACTGACTTGCTTCTCTCTGTGTAATGCAGCAGTAGAAGTCGACTTTTGCATAAGGAAACTAAGCAGGGGTAAACCGCTTCTTCTCAAGGATATTTGGTTAGTGTTTGTTATCTCTGCAGCCTCCTGTAGCCAGTCAGTGCTCTGCTTCTATGGTATTGTTTGTCATCAAGACATAAAGTCCGTCGCTGTCGCTGTGGGAAGCTGCTGCAGGAGACGGCCACACGAGAGCCCCTATTTCTGTGCTATATGTCTGATGTCTCTAGTAACTAGTTACGTCAAGACTGTAACCTGTTAGTTCAAGCTACCACCTACTCTGTTTTTTCTTCGTTTGTTTTAGTATGATCACTGAGTGGACCCGAAGCTAAGCGCCAAGTTGTTTTTTTATGGTGCGATAACCACCACTCAACCTGCTATTTTTTGTGTCTGTTCTACACTAACATGTCGTGCCATATATTTTTTGTTGCAGAAATTTCGGTCCACACATGATAAAGGGTCATTCACATCTTGCTGTCCTGTCAATACGATCACAGAGTGAGAACTCCTTTTGCGGGCCAAATTAATTCATTTCTTCCTCATTGCTTGCTTCTGCATAATCAGTTAGTCACCCACGGTGTAACCATTACAAGGAACTAGACACGCATCTTGAGAGCAATGCTGGTTACTGAGCAGATGGCTGCGGCATATGCCAGGTCAGCCTTTTGCAGGAGGAAGTAATGCAGCTTGAACTTGTGTTGAGAAACTTTGCTGTACTCTGCAGTTTGGAGCTCCGCGGAAGGATGTCGTGAAAGAATGTTTTTGGATGGTAGGCCTCCCCGATGGCTGCTGCTCTGCCCTGTACTAGTTGAGAGCTACTGAAGTTTAGCACAAGTTGAGGGGAATATGTACTCACATTTCATAGTTGCGGGCTATATCTTCTACATACTATGCATCTAGTATTGGTGTCGTTAATTGGTTGAGAAGACTGTTTCTTAAGTCTCTTTATTATGGCCTCCAAACTTATGACTGTTATTAGTAACGCCCTTCACCCAAGGTTCATGTTTCTTAACTTTCTTCTAATGCTACACTGTAAAGTGTTTGTTCAGTTATTtaacctcaaacaagcacctcctgCTCTGCCCTGCTCTGTTGGTAGCTAGCTGAATGAGCACCCACTTCTGTATGTACACGCATGTGTAGAAGCGATAGGACTTGTTTCTGTACATGCATACATGCCTGGGTGGAATTTATATCAGTTATTCATGCGCATAAATTTAGTTAGTATTATATGTTTTTCTTTTACCCTAGAATGTTCATTGTAGATCTTATTGCATGTTGCGCCATATGGATGCAGGAAGTGGAAGTGTCAGGCAACAGCTAGCAGTGGCGCACAGACTAATTTAAACCGGGACTGAACAGTCAGCATTGCAATGGGTTAACATCATAGTGTCTGATTTCCTGCCACATGAGTCTGACATTGAGCCATTGACCTTTAGCTGTTCAAACTGGGAGTGAACATTCAGCACTGCAGTGGGTTGGTACCCCTTTGGCTTCAAAGATTCTTCCTTCAGCCTCGTATTCCCCGCTGAGAATTAACAAGTAAGTTTGTCACATGGGAATTATCAATTATTTTAGTGTGATGAGAATTAGCAAGTATTAGTCTGCGAGAGCATGTTTGTCGAGACCAAACCTTATTATTCTGCCTCTCATACTCTGCTGAATTGTGGATAGATTTGTTGTCCATATCATTTGCCTTGGTGTCTTTCTTCAGCAAGGGCATATATTGTTAAATTTGAATACATTCCTTGGAAGTCTGCTATACTGATGGGCGTCCTAGGTAGTACAAGATACTATAGCACATTACATTTTTCCGATAAAGGACTTTTCATTGAATAGATATATCAAGGTGATACAATCATATTGAAAGAaagcccggcctctgcatagctagatgcacacagccaaaacgTCCAGagcactctaaaaataaaataatttgATACAATGCCAAGCAATAAATCGTGTCCAGCCTAAGGAGCGGTAGATCCTATCCGTAAatcacaccgccatccatgggggTAGAAAACCTCCCTGGCCGTACGCTCCAGCCGGGTAGACGCCATCATAAAAAGGTCCCTGTCCTCCGGCTTCTGCAGGATAGACCACGTACGGAGCAATCGTGTACAAGCTtgaataacctgcataggagatgaGACACTTTTGTTGTTAAAAACCACATCATTCCTGGAAAGCCACATTACCCAACATAAGGCCGCCGCTCCCACAAGAATATGTGCTGAAAATTATTTATCAATACCCCGCAACCAGTTGCCGAACATATTCCGTGCAGTACGTGGTGGGTATAAATTCGAAGCTACCTGGACCACGGCCCAAACTGCCCGTGCGAACTTGCACTCAAAAAATAAGTGTTTGATAGACTCGTCATGTTGACAAAAGACACATGACTTGGGCCCATGCCAGTTTTGTCGTGCCAGATTATCTCTAGTTAGAATGACTCCTTTGTTTAGAAACCAGAGGAAAATCTTCACTCTTAGAGGAATTTTTAGCTTCCACAATTTCCTGTTATCCACCAGAGCATCACAATGTACCATTGCAtcatacatggatttgaccgaAAATTTGCCATTCTGATGCAAGTTCCATCGAAAAGTATCCGGCTCATCTGACAGTTGAATGTCATCTAGGCGAGTGAGTAATTCATTCCATGCTGCCAGACGAATTCCCAAAAGATCCCTACGAAAAGAAATATCGGGGTTTTGTTGTCCTAAGACTTGTTTGATCGTGACAAATTTATGTCTAACAATCCTATACAAGCTCGGATATTGCACCATTAGTGAGTTGTTCCCTAGCCAGGTATCTTCCTAGAAACGAACCTGAGAACCGTCCCTAACCGAGAAGGTCCCAAATTGGAAGAAgaattccttggccttcatgacaccACTCCAAAAATGTGAATCCCCAGGTTTCCAATAAATTTGAGAAATGGCATTGGATCCCACATACTTGTTGCGAATGATTTCTTGCCATACTCCATTCTCAGTGAGTAGTTTATAAACCCACTTGCTGAGAAGAGCAATGTTTTTAATCTCAAGGTCTTGGATTCCCAGGCCCCCTTGACTTTTAGGTCTGCATAATACGCTCCACCTAGCGAGTCGATATTTCTTAGTTTCATTATCACTCTGCCAGAAAAATCTGGATCTAAAGTAATCGAGCCGCTGTAGA encodes:
- the LOC119299039 gene encoding putative disease resistance protein RGA3, producing MAIRPLVAMLRDKASSYLLDQYNVMEGMEKQHRILKRRLPIILDVITDAEEQAMANREGAKAWLQELKTVAYEANEVFNEFKYEAHRRAAKKNGHYRKLGFDVIKLFPTHNRVVFRQRMGSKLCRILEDINVLIAEMHDFGLRQTWSVSNQLGQTPVSKEWRQTDYVIIDPQEIASRSRHEDKSNISDILLGEASNADLVVVPIVGMGGLGKTTLAQLIYNEPEIQKHFQLLLWVCVSDNFDVNSLAKSIVEASPKKNDDTHKPPLDRLQNLVSGQRYLLVLDDVWNREVHKWERLKACLHHGGSGSAVLTTTRDKQVAEIMGADRTYNLNVLKDNFIKEIIVDRAFSSENEKPPELLKMVGEIVKRCCGSPLAATALGSVLRTKTSVEEWAAVSSRSSICTEETGILPILKLSYNDLPAEMKQCFAFCAIFPKDYKISVEKLIQLWIANGFIPEQEEASLETIGKHIFCELASRSFFLDIEEFKDGMQNKQYCFRTTCKIHDLMHDIAMSVMGKECVIAVKEPSQIEWLSDTARHLFLSCEETEGILNNALEEKKPAIQTLICDSPIRSSLQHLLKYNNLHALKLCLRTESFLLAKYLHHLRYLDLSYSDIEALPEDISILYNLQVLDLSYCFDLDRLPKQMKYMTSLRHLYTHGCPELKSMPPGLENLTKLQTLTVFVAGVPGPDCSDVVELQHLNLGGHLELRQVENVKEAEAKVANLGNKKYLSELTLRWTEVGDSKVLDKFEPHGGLQVLKIYSYGGECMGMLQNMVEIHLFHCERLRFLFRCSTLFTFSKLKVLMLEHLLDFERWWEIDERQEEQTIFPVLEKLFISHCGKLVALPEAPLLQGPCGEGGYTLVRSTFPALKVLKLKDLESFQRWDAVEETQGEQILFPWLEKLFVKDCPQLIDLPEAPLLQEPCSEGGYRLVRSAFPALKVLKMKCLGSFQRWDAVEGPLFPQLEKLSVENCPKIKDLPEAPNLSVLKIVDGKQEIFHCVDKYLSSLTNLTLMLEYTSILPVDSKEKWNHKSPLTVVKIGCCNSFFGPGALEPWEYFVHLKKLEIYRCDVLVHWPEKVLQSLVSLRTLVIRNCENLTGYAQVPLEPLTSERCEHLRGLESLCLRNCPSLVEMFNVPTSLKKMDIRWCIKLESIFSKQQGMSDLVQGSSSSEAVMRAAVSELSSSPVNHFFPCLEDLYLFACGSLPAVLNLPLSLKALEIDGCNSIQVLSCQSGGLQKPEVTTSISRSPIMPEPAATTTTIEHLFPPHLESLVIRDCASMLGGTLCLPAPLKRLGIIGNSGLTSLECLSVEHPPSLEELELKSCCTLAFLPNEPQVYRSLLFLIIRGCPAIKKLPRCLWRQLGSIKGKYLDALTEFKPLKPKTWKEIPRLVRERRQASRS